One stretch of Tenrec ecaudatus isolate mTenEca1 chromosome 18, mTenEca1.hap1, whole genome shotgun sequence DNA includes these proteins:
- the TMEM91 gene encoding transmembrane protein 91, with amino-acid sequence MDSPNLHALQRPLLAGAASESAAQRPTEPDLGPPLRETAFSESLRSWQSLPLPLSSVSAGLGDLGHPDSEDTSSSDSDLDWDGGGRLSPLLPQDHLGLAVFSMLCCFWPVGIAAFCLAQKTNKAWAQGDFQGAGVASRRAFLLGLLAVGLGVCMYTAALVTLAAYLASRDPP; translated from the exons ATGGACAGCCCGAATCTCCATGCGCTCCAGCGACCTCTGCTGGCAGGTGCAGCCTCTGAATCCGCTGCCCAGAGGCCCACGGAGCCTGACCTGGGGCCCCCATTGAGAGAGACAGCCTTTTCGGAGTCTCTGAGGAGCTGGCAGTCCCTACCCCTGCCTCTTTCCTCTGTGAGCGCTGGCCTGGGGGACCTGGGGCACCCTGACTCTGAG GACACGTCCTCCAGTGACAGCGACCTGGACTGGGATGGGGGCGGCCGGCTCTCCCCACTTCTACCCCAGGACCACCTCGGCTTGGCCGTCTTCTCCATGCTCTGCTGTTTCTGGCCTGTGGGCATTGCTGCGTTCTGCCTGGCCCAGAAg ACCAACAAGGCTTGGGCCCAGGGGGACTTCCAAGGGGCAGGTGTCGCCTCCCGCCGCGCCTTCCTGCTGGGGCTCCTCGCCGTCGGGCTGGGCGTGTGCATGTACAcggctgccctggtgaccctggcCGCCTACCTGGCTTCCCGAGACCCACCCTAG